From Deinococcus aquaticus, one genomic window encodes:
- a CDS encoding alpha/beta fold hydrolase — MPTIQTKHTLAPQTELYYETYGEGRPVVLIHGWPLSGRMWEGQIDALRHAGYQVISYDRRGFGQSGKTATGYTYDVFASDLKDLLEALNLNDVTVVGFSMGGGEVSRYAGLFGTQYLRSAALISSVAPYLLKTTDNPDGGMAEADVEGMVQKVAANRPQFLAGFTKNFLNWDENGSKLGDEFLDFTASLYFQASPVATQECVRAFAMTDFRADLAKLTVPLLVVHGDADQIVPLEASGQRVPQYQPNAELHVMKGAPHGLNATHAEEFNKLLLDFVAR, encoded by the coding sequence ATGCCGACCATTCAGACCAAGCACACCCTGGCCCCGCAGACCGAGCTGTACTACGAAACGTACGGTGAGGGCCGCCCCGTCGTTCTGATTCACGGGTGGCCGCTGTCGGGCCGCATGTGGGAAGGGCAGATCGACGCGCTGCGTCACGCCGGGTATCAGGTGATCTCTTACGACCGCCGCGGCTTCGGCCAGAGCGGCAAGACGGCCACCGGGTACACCTACGACGTGTTCGCCAGCGACCTGAAAGACCTGCTGGAAGCCCTCAACCTGAACGACGTGACGGTCGTGGGCTTCAGCATGGGCGGCGGGGAAGTCAGCCGTTACGCCGGGCTGTTCGGCACGCAGTACCTGCGTAGCGCCGCGCTGATCTCCTCGGTCGCGCCGTACCTGCTCAAGACCACCGACAACCCGGACGGCGGCATGGCGGAAGCCGACGTGGAAGGCATGGTGCAGAAGGTGGCTGCCAACCGCCCGCAGTTCCTGGCCGGGTTTACGAAGAATTTCCTGAACTGGGACGAGAACGGCAGCAAGTTGGGCGACGAGTTCCTGGACTTCACGGCCAGCCTGTACTTCCAGGCGTCCCCTGTGGCAACCCAGGAGTGCGTGCGCGCCTTTGCCATGACGGATTTCCGCGCGGACCTCGCGAAACTGACCGTGCCGCTGCTGGTCGTGCACGGTGACGCCGATCAGATCGTGCCGCTGGAAGCGAGCGGTCAGCGCGTGCCGCAGTACCAGCCGAATGCAGAGCTGCACGTGATGAAGGGCGCGCCGCACGGCCTGAACGCCACGCACGCCGAGGAGTTCAACAAGCTGCTGCTGGACTTCGTGGCCCGTTGA
- a CDS encoding alpha-amylase family protein has translation MPQSDSFRTLLAGQLRQAFDDDRDADTFLLRLDRYAPELTASLQAAYGDAAPALMDRLLELMLHAYHARPADLKRLDEARLLRPDWLQEPGMLGYVAYTDRFAGTLKGVRERLDYLQDLGVTYLHLMPLLQPRPGENDGGYAVADYRAVRSDLGSMDDLSALAADLRPRGVSLVLDLVLNHVAQEHEWARKARAGDPTYREYFHVFPDRTVPDAFERTLPEVFPDFAPGNFTWNEEAGGWVWTTFNTYQWDLNWSNPSVLAEFVDIILHLANRGVEVFRLDAIAFMWKRLGTDCQNQPEVHHITQALRACARIVAPAVAFKAEAIVAPADLIHYLGTGEHHGQVSDMAYHNSLMVQLWSSLASRDTRLFAEALRVFPPKPTSTTWGMYVRCHDDIGWAISDADASRAGLDGAAHRHFLSDFYSGEHPGTFARGMVFQFNPQTGDRRISGTAASLAGLEVALDAADPRRTDDAVRRLLLLHAVTLAFGGVPLLYMGDELALLNDYSFAAVPEHAADNRWVHRPRMDWERAADAQANPGTPHGRVNAGLRRLISVRQGLPHLHASVESRPVPSPDPCVLLLRRDHPQGVMLAAYNFSEHTINFPAWALRDHLGDHARDHIAATAFNLGSGTVTLEPYRALWLTQS, from the coding sequence ATGCCGCAATCAGACTCATTCCGGACGCTGCTGGCCGGTCAACTTCGTCAGGCCTTCGACGATGACCGCGACGCAGACACCTTCCTGCTGCGCCTTGACCGCTACGCCCCGGAACTGACGGCCAGCCTTCAGGCCGCGTACGGCGACGCCGCCCCCGCCCTGATGGACCGCCTGCTGGAACTCATGCTGCACGCCTACCACGCCCGGCCCGCCGACCTGAAAAGGCTGGACGAGGCCCGGCTCCTGCGTCCCGACTGGCTACAGGAACCCGGCATGCTGGGGTACGTGGCGTACACCGACCGCTTCGCCGGAACCCTGAAAGGCGTGCGCGAACGCCTGGATTACCTGCAGGACCTGGGCGTCACGTACCTGCACCTGATGCCGCTGCTGCAACCCCGCCCCGGCGAGAACGACGGCGGGTACGCGGTCGCCGACTACCGCGCCGTGCGCAGCGACCTGGGCAGCATGGACGACCTGTCGGCCCTGGCCGCCGACCTGCGCCCGCGCGGCGTGAGCCTCGTGCTGGACCTCGTGCTGAACCACGTGGCGCAGGAGCACGAATGGGCGCGCAAGGCCCGCGCGGGCGACCCCACGTACCGCGAGTACTTCCATGTCTTCCCGGACCGCACCGTTCCCGACGCCTTCGAACGCACCCTGCCCGAGGTCTTCCCGGACTTCGCGCCCGGCAACTTCACCTGGAACGAGGAGGCCGGCGGGTGGGTGTGGACGACCTTCAACACCTACCAGTGGGACCTGAACTGGAGTAACCCCAGCGTGCTGGCCGAGTTCGTGGACATCATCCTGCACCTCGCCAACCGGGGCGTGGAGGTCTTCCGCCTGGACGCCATCGCGTTCATGTGGAAACGCCTGGGCACCGACTGCCAGAACCAGCCGGAAGTGCATCACATCACCCAGGCCCTGCGCGCCTGCGCCCGCATCGTCGCGCCCGCCGTGGCCTTCAAGGCCGAGGCCATCGTCGCGCCCGCCGACCTGATCCACTACCTGGGCACCGGAGAGCACCACGGGCAGGTCAGTGACATGGCGTACCACAACTCGCTGATGGTGCAGCTCTGGAGCAGCCTCGCCAGCCGCGACACCCGCCTGTTCGCCGAGGCGCTGCGCGTCTTCCCGCCCAAACCCACCAGCACCACCTGGGGCATGTACGTCCGCTGCCACGACGACATCGGCTGGGCCATCAGCGACGCCGACGCCAGCCGCGCCGGACTGGACGGCGCGGCGCACCGGCACTTCCTGAGCGACTTCTACAGCGGCGAGCACCCGGGCACCTTCGCGCGCGGCATGGTCTTCCAGTTCAACCCGCAGACCGGCGACCGCCGCATCAGCGGCACGGCCGCCAGCCTAGCCGGACTGGAAGTCGCGCTGGACGCCGCCGACCCCCGCCGTACCGACGACGCCGTCCGGAGACTGCTGCTGCTGCACGCCGTCACCCTGGCCTTCGGCGGCGTACCGCTGCTGTACATGGGCGACGAACTGGCGCTCCTGAACGACTACTCCTTCGCTGCCGTGCCCGAACACGCCGCTGACAACCGCTGGGTGCACCGCCCCCGCATGGACTGGGAGCGCGCCGCCGACGCCCAGGCCAACCCCGGCACCCCGCACGGCCGCGTGAATGCCGGACTGCGCCGCCTGATCAGCGTCCGCCAGGGCCTGCCGCACCTGCACGCCAGCGTCGAGAGCCGCCCCGTCCCCAGCCCGGACCCCTGCGTGCTGCTGCTGCGCCGCGACCACCCGCAGGGCGTCATGCTGGCCGCGTACAACTTCAGCGAACACACCATCAACTTCCCCGCCTGGGCGCTGCGTGACCACCTGGGCGACCACGCCCGCGACCACATCGCCGCCACCGCCTTCAACCTGGGGAGCGGCACCGTCACGCTCGAACCGTACCGCGCGCTGTGGCTCACGCAGAGCTGA
- a CDS encoding GNAT family N-acetyltransferase, which translates to MSTAFTLQAATPDTLADIHALHSDPVEAARRLTVTQERVRAGQLDPARFLLLRAGGAVLGVCFVGPNARVPLFPTYRADTPAGALTAFLRELRRRVSDTPDRQLLLDDTLVTPRPEEAVQAGWVPDSQQVIYRTDLRGRPHAPDPDVTPVHPDDPGIPEALRDLGHPDWEAAEGWTLHALRREGQVLALGATGPGGRPGEAGLGLIGVRPAQRGRGYGARLHAHLLGVAAQTFAAHTGGTDAGNHAMRRTFERSGSVLLSTQQYYRQR; encoded by the coding sequence ATGTCCACTGCTTTTACCCTTCAGGCGGCCACGCCCGACACGCTGGCCGACATTCACGCCCTGCACTCCGATCCGGTCGAGGCGGCCCGCCGGTTGACCGTCACGCAGGAGCGCGTGCGGGCCGGTCAACTCGACCCGGCGCGGTTCCTGCTGCTGCGCGCCGGCGGTGCCGTGCTGGGCGTGTGTTTCGTCGGGCCGAACGCCCGCGTGCCCCTGTTCCCCACCTACCGTGCGGACACGCCCGCTGGCGCCCTGACCGCGTTCCTGCGTGAGCTGCGCCGCCGCGTCTCGGACACCCCCGACCGGCAACTGCTGCTGGACGACACGCTGGTCACGCCGCGCCCGGAGGAGGCGGTGCAGGCCGGCTGGGTGCCCGACTCGCAGCAGGTGATCTACCGCACGGACCTGCGCGGCCGGCCCCACGCGCCCGACCCGGACGTGACGCCTGTTCATCCGGACGATCCCGGCATCCCGGAAGCCCTGCGGGACCTGGGCCACCCGGACTGGGAGGCCGCCGAGGGCTGGACCCTGCACGCCCTGCGCCGGGAGGGTCAGGTGCTGGCCCTCGGCGCGACCGGCCCCGGCGGCCGCCCCGGCGAGGCCGGCCTCGGCCTGATCGGCGTGCGGCCCGCGCAGCGTGGGCGCGGGTACGGCGCGCGGCTGCACGCGCACCTGCTGGGCGTGGCCGCACAGACCTTCGCCGCCCATACGGGCGGCACCGACGCCGGGAATCACGCCATGCGCCGTACCTTTGAACGTAGCGGCAGCGTGCTGCTCAGCACCCAGCAGTACTACCGGCAGCGCTGA
- the rpmI gene encoding 50S ribosomal protein L35, producing the protein MPKMKTLKSASRRIKITGTGKVMAFKSGKRHQNTKKSGNTIRGKGKGFVLAQSEWARMKKMLPYGGK; encoded by the coding sequence ATGCCCAAGATGAAGACCCTGAAAAGCGCCTCGCGCCGGATCAAGATCACCGGTACCGGCAAGGTCATGGCGTTCAAGAGTGGCAAACGCCACCAGAACACCAAGAAGAGCGGCAACACCATCCGTGGCAAGGGCAAGGGCTTCGTGCTCGCCCAGAGCGAATGGGCCCGCATGAAGAAGATGCTGCCCTACGGAGGTAAATAA
- the rplT gene encoding 50S ribosomal protein L20, with the protein MPRVKTGTVRRRRHKKVLKRAKGFWGSRSRQYRNAFQTLLNAATYEYRDRRNKKRDFRRLWIQRINAGARLHGMNYSTFIGGLKRANIDLNRKVLADIAAREPEAFKALVEAAKNNK; encoded by the coding sequence ATGCCTCGCGTCAAGACCGGCACCGTCCGCCGCCGCCGTCACAAGAAGGTCCTGAAGCGCGCCAAGGGCTTCTGGGGCAGCCGTAGCCGCCAGTACCGCAACGCGTTCCAGACCCTGCTGAACGCTGCGACCTACGAGTACCGCGATCGCCGCAACAAGAAGCGCGACTTCCGTCGCCTTTGGATCCAGCGTATCAACGCCGGCGCCCGCCTGCACGGCATGAACTACAGCACCTTCATCGGTGGTCTGAAGCGCGCGAACATCGACCTGAACCGCAAGGTCCTGGCCGACATCGCCGCCCGCGAGCCCGAGGCCTTCAAGGCCCTGGTCGAAGCGGCCAAGAACAACAAGTAA